In Sphingobacterium sp. lm-10, the DNA window GTATTTGAATTGAACACAGCACTGACCAAAAAAAATGTGTTTAAAGCATTCCAAATAGTGGATTATTTTGCGGCTAACCCCAAATCGAATCCCATTCCAGTCGTGATTGGTTCGCTGGGTAGTTATTTTACAAAAGTACTGAAGTACCACTACCTGCCAGATAAATCTTCGCAGGCAGCGGCAAAGGAACTGGGCGTTCATCCTTTTTTTACCAAAGACTACGAGCTTGCAGCACGCAATTATTCGAGACGAAAAACTTTTGACGTGATCAACTTGCTGAAAGAATACGACTTGAAGTCGAAAGGTCTGCACGTAGGGCCGAATACCACATCGGGCGAACTGCTGAAAGAATTAGTATATAAAATAATGCATTAAGGCAAGCATCTTCAATTTCTTATTCATGAAAATAAAGCTTTTATGGATCTCGATTTTCAGCCTTTTCACGCTGACCGGATTCGCACAAACTTACTACTACACCCAATTTCAGGTTGGCGGACAATTTGGTTTACGTAATCCGGGTTACGATGGTGTTTTCAATGGTTATGCTGCCCATTTTATTTTTGGATTGAATTTCAACGATCGTGCTTATGTAGGTCTGGGGGCAGGCAATGAGACATTTCGTGGATCTTATGTAAGCACCGACGCATCCGATAGGAATGCGATACGCCGTCAATACGACACCTATTTAATGCCTCTGTTTATCGATGCGCGCGCACCACTTTACTACCTCAATGATTACTCTTGGATCGGTATCTTGGGGAATACTGGTTACGCGCCACGCATAGGCCCGGTCTATGATCGGGGTTTTTTATTTCGCGGTGGCCTGCTGTATGTATACGAGACAATGAGGCGCAACAATTACACGGTTTCCGTTTCGTACGGATACCAGGAACTAAACCGTAATGCGCACGATTTCGGACGACGTTTTCAACACCAGCACCTTAGTCTCTCCCTGGGTTTGATGTTGAAGTAACTGTTTAGGGTGGCTTTTTGGCCTCGTGCTGAGGCTGGCCTGACTATTCGACTCTGGCTTTGGCCAGCCGCTCGAAAGCTTCTGTACGGTGTTCAACGATGATTTCGTGGACGAATGCAATCTTTTTGTATACGTTATGATTGATTTCAAAAGGATAGAGTTCTCGCAGTCCCATGCTTCTGTTCATGCAGTTCATCAGTGTGGTTACTGGGATCCACCTGTCAAATATCCATTCGAAATCCTTGGTTTTGTAAGGGTTTAGGCTTACCTCAGCGTTCATCGTATCGTCGTCTATGGATTTTGGCTTTATCGATATACCAAATGAGTAAGCAGTCTCTAAGGTATCTACCATATGCAGGTAATGTGCCCAAGATTCTGCCCAATCTTCCCAAGGATGCGACGCTGCGTACCGGCTAATATGCTGGGCGCGCCATTGGTCGTCGTTCGGTTTCTGATAGTGCTGTTCCAGGGCTTTGCCGTAATCGGTACGTTCATCGCCGAAAACATCTCGGCAGCGAGATAGCCTATCCGGATTGGGTGCAATCAGTATTTCCCAGTAATAATGTGCAATCTCGTGGCGAAAATGACCTAATAGGGTTCGGTAGACCTCATCCATCTGCATGCGCATGATTTCGCGCTGCACGTCATTGGCTTCAGCGATATTGAGCGTGATCACGCCGGAATCGTGCCCTGTCAATACCCTTTGTCCTTCTGGTTCGGAAAGGTCGGACTTAAATTCGAAGGAAAGTCCTCGCTCGAAATCCTGCGCTTTGGTAATTAGGGGCAATTCCAGCTTGATCATGGCATATACAAGTCTTCGTTTGGCATCTTCCAGCCGTGCCCATTTGGCTCTGAACTCCGCTTTTTCCAGATCGGGAATAATATGGTTGAATTGGCAAGCAGTACAGTACTCCGTATCATGCTCCTCGGGAATCAGCCAATTGCAAACACCTTCGTCGCGATTACGGCAAAAACGGTAGCCCTGGCCTGATTTTTCCAACATTTTGGATTTGCCCCGCTCATCTAAAGCGATCATTTTCATGGTCCCAGGCTCAAATCCTAATTTTGAACCGCAAGCCACGCAAGCTATATTCGCAAAATAAACAGGCTGTTCGCAATGGCTGCATGTGAAAATTTGCATGATGTTATCGAGGTTTTGTTTTTTAAGTAAATGCCTGATATGGGCAAAAAGTTTTTGAATCCAGAGGCTTTTTATTTTTCTTTTGGATGAAATTCCAATTCTGTTGCGTTCACACTATACCGATTAAGAAAAGCTTAGAGGCGTCTTTAAAAATACGCAGATCAGTGTTGTTCCCTTATTTATGTATTCAAATAATTGATTATTAATGAAATAAAGGAAAAAAAATAGACGAAATAACTTTTTCCTGATCTATTTTATTGCATGCTCTTTTAATAACTCGTTAAAGTATTTTACATTATTTTTAAAACATTATTGGATTCAGGAAGGTATTAATAGGTGTTGAGGTTCTTTATGACTGTTTAGAAGATAATAATGAAAGGTGTAGGCAATAAATTTAATATAATATTGTCAGCATTTTCTATAAATTTTATACTTTGATATAAATATCGGTTGTAATTTTAATGAAATAAGGCAAGCTATTCTTTGTGTAATCGATTTTGTGTGGGTTCGAAGCCTTTATTTCCGAATGTCACTTGAAATATATTGCTAAAAATTTAACCAAATCGAACTAATTAAAGCGTAGGTGTAGAAAAATGAAGAGAAATAGTCATGAATGTTGAAATAATCCGTGTTAAATCCAGTATAATTAAATTCAGCGAGTGGATCGTGAAAGAGACCTCCCCATCTTCATTACATAAATCACCCCTATGGAAAATACCTTGTTAACAAATTATATGTCTACGGATTCCGTCTATGACGAAATGCTGGGCACTGAAGTCCGCAAACACTACCAGACTTTTGTGCAGTCTTTCCTTAAGCTCCATGATAATGATGTGAAGAAACGGGAAGATATGGCCAAAAGCCTGTTCATGAAACAAGGCATTACCTTTACGGTGTACAGTGAAGGTGAGGGCGTGGAGAAAATATTCCCATTCGATATGATCCCCCGTATTATCCCTTCGGATGAATGGAGTCACATTGAAAAAGGGGTGAAGCAACGCCTTACTGCCCTCAACGTATTTCTTAAAGACATCTATTCCCAGCAATTCATCATTAAAGATGGCATTATGCCAGCCTCATTGATCTATTCCTGTACGAATTTCCTGCGGGAGATGGTCAATGTAGAAGTGCCGTTTGACATTTATTCGCACATCAGTGGTATAGACCTCATCCGTGACCACGACGGGTCTTACTACGTGTTGGAAGACAACTTACGCACGCCATCGGGAGTCAGCTACATGCTCGAAAACAGGAGTATGAGCTCGCGGATTTTTCCCAAGATACTGCCAGAAAACAAGGTGCGTCAAGTAAATAACTACCCCAACATTTTGATGAACAACCTATTAGCGATCGGTAGCAAACTGAGTTCAAAACCTAAGGTTGTCTTGCTGACACCGGGGATGTACAACTCTGCGTATTTTGAGCACGTTACGCTGGCCAACCTCATGGGAATCGAACTGGTTGAGGGGAGAGATCTCCTGGTGCAAAATCATTCTGTGTTTATGAAGACCACCAAAGGGCTCAAACGAATCGATGTAATCTACCGTCGTATCGATGATGAATTTATTGATCCGCTTGTGTTCCGACAAGAAAGCATACTTGGTGTCCCGGGGCTTTACCATGCCTACCGCAAAGGAAATGTGGCCATTGTCAATGCTATGGGCAACGGTGTCGGCGATGACAAGGCAGTCTATGCGTACGTGCCGGATATGATCCGCTATTACATGAATGAAGAACCCATACTCAAAAACGTTCCTACCTATCGCATGGAAAACGACGACGAACGCAAGTACACCATCGAAAACATGCATAACATGGTCGTCAAGAAAACCAACGAAAGTGGCGGCTATGGTATGATTATTGGGAACGCGGCCACCGACAGGGAAATTGCGGAGTATGTCGTGCAGATTGAAAAAAATCCGCGGCAATTCATTTCTCAACCGATCATCAGTTTGTCGTCCACCCCATGTTATATAGATGGCAAGCTGCAGCCAAGACGCGTGGACCTTCGCCCCTTTGCCTTGTACGGACCGGAGGGTATAGAGATTGTGCCTGGTGGCCTGACCAGAGTAGCGCTGAAAGAAGGGTCTCTCATCGTTAACTCTTCGCAAGGCGGAGGTAGCAAAGACACCTGGATCGTTGAAGTCTAATCATAACACTCAAACCACAACAACATGCTAAGTAGAGTAGCTGAAAACATATTTTGGATGAGTCGGTATATGGAGCGAACGAACATTATGTTACGTTATCTTAAGTACCGGTACATGGCATTTCAAGACGGTTTGTCCAATATACAAAGTGAAGAAATCGTTCAAAAATACAATATTAAGATCTCGAAAGACTACACGATAGATGAGGTACTCTCCAAATTATTGTTAGACATAGAGCTGCCGAGTTCAGTCTTTAACAATATATTTAAGGCACGCGAAAATGCCAGAAGTGCCCAGGACAATATCAATAGGGAGCTTTGGCAGAGCCTTAACGACTTGTATCATCAAATCCGCAATCCACAGCTACTGCAAGAAATATCCTACGATCCCTATTCTGTGATCGATGAACTCATTAAGAGGTGCATGCATTATTACGGCATCATCAACAATTCGGTAAGCCGATCGGAGGGTTTTTATTTCCTAAATCTAGGCAAATTTGTCGAACGCGGTTTGCAATGCATTCAGCTGATGAAAGAAGAGCTGATTTTACTCGACAATGGAGAACAAGAAAATCTACGTTGGCGTTATTTTTTGATGTCGTTCAATGGGTATGAGTTGTATTTGAGCAAGCATTTCGGTCGCTTAGACACCGAAAAGATTCTGGAACAAATGCTGTACGCTGACAACTACCCCAACTCCCTGATATACTGTTGGCATGAAATTGCTCATCATGCGGAGCACTTGTATGGAGAAGGTTCCAATGAGACGGCCGTCAACTTGTCTTTTGTGATCGGAAAGTCCTATTCGAATATCAAATATTCGAAATTGAATGGTAGTACAGACGGCAAATGTGCTTTTTTAAATGCCATAGAACAAAATTTTTATTCCTTAGTTGAAGTTTTAAATAAATACTGTTTTGGGCTCAATGCCGAATCCCATTCTTAATCTTAATAACACCACATTTTATGTTTAAGTATAGCATATCTCATACCACCAAATACCAGTACGACAGCAATGTCGGGAATAGTGCCAACCAGATCATTCTATTTCCCATATCTGGAGAAAACCAAACCATACTGGAACAAAATTTAATCATTTCGCCATTAGTCAATGTCGACTACTTCAACGATTATTTCCAAAATAGGATCGGCGTATTTACCGTGGTGGAGCCCCACAGAGAATTGGTGATCCTCTCCGAGTTGAAAGTAGAAACCAAAAACACACCTTTCCCGAATGTACAGATTTCCGTGGCGGAGCAATGGGAAGACCTGCACAAAAAAATCGGACAGTTTCCGTATATGGACTTCAACCAAACGGAAAAATTTGAGCACCGGGCGGACGTCGAGGAAGTATTGAAAACAATACTATCATCCGATACACCGATTATCGATGCAGTAAGCGCTATTTCCACCTATATCAATCAGAATTTTCGTTATGAGAGAGGTGTTACCACCGTCGAGACCGGTGTAGACGAGCTATGGGAAAATAAGGCGGGTGTCTGTCAGGATTTTGCGCACATGATGATCACGATGCTTCGTCTGTCTCGCATTCCGGCGCGCTATGTATCCGGCTATATCTGCCCAAGCCTGGACCACCAGATGCGCGGCGAGGGTGCTACGCATGCTTGGGTGGAGGTTTACATTCCGACATACGGTTGGTTTGGCAATGATCCGACCAACGACTGCTGGGTAGATAATAGGCATGTACAAATTGCCGTAGGAAGGGATTTTAGGGATTGTACGCCGGTAAAAGGCACTTATGAAGGTACGTCGCATCACAACTTGTTTGTGTCAGTTCTGATAACGGGCGGCGACGGATCGCAATCCGGCTTGGAGTCGGCCAATGTCCATGAGATAGCCAGTATAGACAAAAATACGGCAAACAAAGTGAAAGTCGTGGAAGACAAGCGAGCAGGCAACGCTCAATCGGTCAATTCCTATCAGCAATACATCATGCAACAACAACAGCAGCAACAGCAATAATTACATAAAATAGCAAGTCTTTAGTCTTTTTTTTTGGCCTCACGCTGAATTTACGAGTTCTGGGTTTTATGTTGAAACAATACAGTATCCCTCACCGGTTTTAACTATCTTTCTGTTTGTCTTTTTTCTTCTTTCCCTTTTCTTCGAGTTCGTCTAATTTTTCTTTTCCATACGCCAGTCTGGTAATACTAACAAATAGTACGGGCACGATGAAAATCGGAAGGAAAGTGGCAGCAGTCATCCCCCCGAATACCGTCCAGCCAATAGTTTGAGTCGAAACGGCTACCGGGCCAGAGGAAAACAGCAACGGTAGAATACCTAGTATGAAAGATATCGAAGTCATAATTATTGGGCGCAGACGTAACTTGACCGCTTCGAGTGTCGCATCGGTAAGTTCCATGCCACCATGTACACGTTCTAATGCAAACTCTACAATCAATATGGCATTTTTAGCAGATAAACCGATGATAACGAGAAGCCCCACCTGCGCAAAAATATTATTGTCCACGTTCGGAATGAGAAACAGCGCTAATATAGATCCGAAAGCACCCAGAGGCACTGCTAGCATAACAGAGAATGGTACCGACCAGCTTTCGTACAATGCGGCAAGTAAAAAGAATACCAATACAATACACAAGGCAAAGATTAACGCTGTTTGATTTCCTGCTTCTTCCTCTTGTAGCGATGATCCCGAAAATTCATAAGCTAGATCACTACTTAATTCTCCATTTGCCACATCTTTCAGAGCATTGATCGCATCGCCCGAGCTGTAATTGCTTGCCGCATCACCCATGACTTCAATAGACTGATAGATGTTGAAATGGTTGATGATAGCGGGAGATTCGGCCAGCTCATACGATATCAATTCCGATAGCGGTACTGGATTTCCGTAAGCATTATCAATATATAGGCCTTTGATATGTTCGATATCCATGCGGTACATAGAATCTGCTTGCGTCACTACTCTGAAATTTCGTCCAAATAAGGTAAAGTCGTTTACATAGGTGCTACCAAAAAAACTGGATAGATTGTTATAAATACTATTGATGGGTACGCGCATCGCCGCGGCTTGATCTCGGTCGACCTTGATTCTATAATTCGGCATGTCTGTGGTGAATAGGGTGTAGGCGGCTCCTATTTCGTCACGTTCATTGACATGGGCAATGTATTCTTCTCCTTGTTCCTCAAAGTCCTTGATGTCAATATTTCGACGGTTCTGCAGATGCACGCTGAAACCACCGGTAGATCCCATCCCGGGGATTGGGGGAGGAGTTGCCACCATTACCTCGGCTTTCTTGTAATCGCTGAATAGGGCATTAATTTGATCTATTATTTCGGCGCTGCTTCGTGAACGATCTTCCCACTCCTTTAATGCAACAAAAACAGAACCTACGTTAGGTTGTATTGATTGGTTGAGGTTGTTTCTCCCCGATATGGTTGTAAAGTATTTGAGTTCTGGAACTTCATCCTTGATACGGTCATACATATCGCTAAGCACCTCATCGGTGCGGGCACTGGAAGCACCATGAGGAAGCGTAATACCGATCATAAATAATCCGATATCCTCCTCTGGAATGAAACCAGTGGGTGTCCTAAAAAACAAGAAGGCTGTACCACCTAAGATGATAACTAGACTGATGATCACGAGAACTTTCTTCTTTATGGCGGTTTGTACGCCGTTGGCGTATTTTTCGGTGACCTTATCCAGCCGTTTGTTGAATCGATAGAAGAATTTATTTAGGCCTTTAGCATCTTTGGTAATCTTTGTGGGTTTGAGCAGGATGGAGCATAATGCCGGCGTGAGCGTGAGGGCAATGACGGTGGAAAGTACTACTGCTACGGCTATGGTGGTTGAAAATTGTACATAAAGTTGACCGACCATACCGGGAATAAAACCAACTGGTACAAACACTGCGGTTAGTACCAGGCATATCGCTATGAGGGGCGCTGTAATGTCTTTCATGCCCTTTTTTGTCGCCTTTTTAGCACTAATGTCCTCGTCGTCAATATATTTTTGTACTGCCTCCACCACAACGATCGCATCGTCTACCACAATTCCGATAGCTAAAATTAACGCGAGCATCGTTAAATTATTAATGGATAAGTCAAACATGGTGAAAGCTGTGAAAGAAGCTACAATAGATACAGGAATGGTCAATACAGGAATTAAGGTAGACCTCCAGTTTTGAAGAAAAAAGAAGACAACCGCCGATACCAATAATAAGGCAAGGATCATAGTTCGGAAAACCGATTCTACCGATTCATGTACCGCAGATACTGTCTCGTAGTTGATGACATAATCGACTCCTGGGGGAAAGTTTCTTTTTAAATCCGTCAATGCTTTATGGATACCCTCTTCCGTTTCTACGGCATTGCCGCCCGGCAATTGGTTGACCGCCATACCGGAGGACACCTCGCCATTTAGCCTAGCAAAGGTGTCGTAGGTAAACTGCCCGAGCTCTACCCTGGCTACATCTTTCAGGTATACAATAGACCCGTCTTCGTTCGTCTTGACCACGACCTGTTCAAAATCTTCTACTTCGCTCAGATTGCTGTCGGTGATCACTGGATATTCCAGCACCTGCGATTCCGGTTGCGGTCGTGCACCCACGCGCCCACCGAACTCGTAAATTCTGATCCCTGATGGCATTTTCTACATCCTGTGGCGTGAGTGAGAGGCTGGAGAGTTTGCTAGCATCCAGCCAAATTCGCATGGAGAATTCCTGGCCGAATATCAATACATCACCCACACCCTCCACGCGTTGAATAGCATCACGCAAGTAGATGTTAGCATAGTTAGATAGAAAATTGACATCTCGTGTATCGTTGGGAGAAATCAGCGAGATCATCATAAGAATGTCTTGGCTAGCCGTTCGTGTAGTGATGCCCAGCTGTCGGACAGCTTCTGGAAGAATGGGTTCGGCGATGCTTACCCGGTTTTGCACTTCAACGGTGGCAATATCCACATCAGTCCCTACCTCGAAGGTGACGGTGATTAAGCAATTGCCATCGGCCGTACTGTTGGACTGCATGTAGATCATGCCGGGTACACCATTGATTTCCGCTTCCAGCGGTGTGGTCACCGTTTCCTCCACTGTCTTCGCATCGGCCCCAGTAAAGGAAGCCTGTACCGTCACCGTGGGTGGTGCTACATCTGGATACTGGCTAATAGGAAGACTCACCAGTGCTATGACGCCGACGATGCACAGGAGAATAGATATAACCATTGCCGTAACCGGCCTGCGGATAAAAACTTTGGAAACTATCATAAACTAAAGCGATTATTTTTCCTCGACACGGAGCTTAGCACCATCAGATAGATTACGAACGCCCTCTGTCACCACCTTCTGGTCTCGCTCGAGTCCGGATTTGATTACTACTTTACCATCAAAGCGGGTACCTGCTTCCACTTCTTTGAATGCTGCAGTATCACTATCGGTTGCTACGAAAACATGGTATTTTCCCAACTCGCTAACCAATGCTTTTTGAGGAATCACAAGTTTTTTTTCTTCACTTTCTACTAAAGTAAGTTTGAGATTCATCCCCGCGCGCAGTCGATGTTCCGGGTTTTTAAATAGTGCTCGTACCCGGATAGTTCCAGTCGAGCGATCTACTTCCCGATCTATCAGGTATATTTTGCCGCCGTGTTCGTATGTGCCAGATTTTGGTAACTCAATCTGGATGTTGTCTGATGACTCCTTTTTCTTCAGATCCAAGAGTAAGTCTATATAGCGTTCATTTGCCTGGAACTCTACTGTTATTGGATCAACCGTAGATAGTATATTTAGCGTGGTGGTTCCAGCAGTAACATGGCTTCCCTGTCGGACTCTAGATACGCCAACAATGCCTGAATAAGGGGCATATATGATTGATCTATTGAAATCCGTTTTGGCCGTCTTTAACGAGGCTCTTGAATTTTTAATAGCCGCAGACCGGTTTTCGAGGTCGGTGCGTGTATAATCAAGTGTTTGAAGTGCAATTGCATTATCTTTTGCCAATTCTTCATACCGATCTAGGTCCTTGCGGGTACGGGCATATTCTGCTTCTGCGTTCTGCAAGTTGGCCTCTGCTTGCTCTACTGCAGCCGAATATCTGATATCATCAATTTCGTAAAGTTTTTGCCCTTTGCGGACATAGTCTCCATCGGCCACAAAGATTTTTCTGACAAAACCGGAAACTTCTGCATAAAGTTCCGTTTCCTCGAGCGGTACTACATAGGCCGGATATTGCTGGCGATCAGTAATCATTTCCTCCTCTACCGTATACACTGTGACCGGTTTCCCGGAGTCTTCTTCCGATTTGCTATCAGCGTCATTGCTACAGGCATATTGACTCAAAGACAGCGAGAGCCCAAATAAGATATAGATCCATTTTATTTTATTCATAGTTCCTCTTTTATTAATTGACCCGAATAGTCCCTTTTGCTTTTTGTATATCCACTTTGCTTGCCAAAACAGCGTAAAGCGCATGAAGATAATTGATCTGGCTAGTGCGAAGATCTGTTTCTGCGACCATGAGGTCTAGATAGGTTTTTAATCCTTGATGGTACTGCAATCGGATAGTTTTATATACTCTCTCGGATAAAGTGACATTTTCTCGGTGGCTTTTCCAGTCAGCCATGTTCGCGATATAACTCGCCATTGCTGCGGAGTACTCTACGGTAATTCGGTTTTTCAGGTCAACCAAATGCCAATCTATTTGTTGCTCAATCATCTCCGATCTTCGGATCTCGGCCTTGCGTCTAAATCCCGTAAATACGGGTATGCCGAGCGTTATTCCGATGCTGGAATTGGGTATGCCCTCATTAAACAAGTTTTGGAATCGTTCGCTGAAAAACATCAATTGATAGTTGGCGTGCGCACCGATTTCCGGTAGGAATTGCCATTTCTTAAACTGTGTGTTTATGGTTTGCAACTCCTTTTGATTTTTCAACTGTCGGTATTCAATACGTTCCGCCTCAGCCCATCCATCTGTGGTGTCTAAGAGGATGGATGCGTCTAAATTAACCTCATGACTGGAAAAGTCCAGCGGTTGTGAGGATGGTAGATCCAATAGTTGTTTCAGATAATCATATTTATACCGCTTTATTTCTTCTGAACGCTTCAACTCGGCTTTTACGTTGTTCAAAGCAATCTGTGCCCGATCGTGATCAGTATGATCGACTATGCCCACTTTGTACCGTGCGTAGGTTTCATCAAATTGGCGTTGAATGCGCTGGAGATTTTCTTGAATAATTTTAATTTCTTCTTCCGTGGTAAGAATGTCGAAGTAGGCTTTGCTTACATCAACAACTGCCTCTATCTTTTCGTACTCTACTTGCTGTTTATACCCTTCTCGCACATGTTTTGATGCTCTCGAGGCGCGCATCAGATCAGGAGTCAGTATAGCTTGCTTTGCTTGTACCCCTATGTTACTGGTATTTCGTTGTCCCATCTGGATCAGTTCGTCATTAATGACGGTAGCGGGTATGTTTAGAAAGTGATCCAAATCACCAAAAGCATGAATCTGAGGATAGTATCCTGAAAGGCTGGCTGTGATCTCCTCTTCTCCGATATCTTCTCCAATAAGAGCTGAGCGAACAGTTAAGCGATGTTTCAATGCGTAGTCTATGAGTTCATCCAGCGAAGGAGTGGTTGAAAGCTTGTCTTGGGCCCAAGATTGGGTATGAAACAAGCCGCAAAATACCAGCATTCCGATAAATCGGATGTTTGTCTTTTTTAAACTCATTTATTTTATAGGTTAATCCCTTAAGTTGATTTTCTCTTTATTTAAAAAATAAACTTGTAAATTACAGTTCTTGTCCTGTGTTTTTTTGGTTGAAAGGTGTGTGCAGGTAATTAATATAAACGAAATGACTTCTGTGCTCATGTTGGCCTGTTGATCCATCAAATATTGTAGTTGCTATTATTTCTATGCGTAAATTATATTTTTGCTTAAAAATAGACATCACCTGTTAAAATAATTTTTATGGAAAATTGTTTTACTTATTGTGTCATGTAGTGTGTAAATATTTTACGGATTATTGTAAATCCGATATTATTAACAATAGATGCCGCTATATAGAATATAAAATTTCGGAAAACCTTACCGTGGAGATAAGATTATGGATTGGATTAAGCCCACATAAAAAAGCTAGGTATGGATTCTTACTGAAAGTAGTGAACCTATACCTAGCCTAACTTTTACGTTTGGAGTAAAATTTAATGCGCGCTGAGCTTATTTTTCTTTTCTTCATCAAAACCGGCTTCTAGTTCTGCCAGTTTCTTTTTGCCATACGCTAAACGTGTGATAGCAACAAATAATACCGGAACGATAAATATGGCCAGGAAAGTCGCTGCAGCCATACCACCAAACACGGTCCAGCCAATTGTTTGACGTGATACCGCACCTGCACCGGTAGAGATCATTAAAGGGATAATGCCTAGAATAAAGGCAAACGAGGTCATGATGATTGGTCGGAGGCGTAATTTCACTGCATCTAGAGTAGCCTCAATTAAATTCATACCAATATCTACCCGTTCTTTTGCAAACTCAACAATTAAGATCGCATTCTTGGCGGCCAAACCGATGATGGTAATCAACCCAATTTGTGCGAATATATTATTGTCGATCTTCGGTAATAAGGTAAGTGCCAGGATGGAACCAAAAATACCTAGCGGCACGGATAATAAGATAGAAAATGGTACGGACCAGCTCTCATACAAGGAGGCAAGTAAAAGAAACACAAACACGATACACAAGGCA includes these proteins:
- a CDS encoding putative zinc-binding peptidase, whose protein sequence is MQIFTCSHCEQPVYFANIACVACGSKLGFEPGTMKMIALDERGKSKMLEKSGQGYRFCRNRDEGVCNWLIPEEHDTEYCTACQFNHIIPDLEKAEFRAKWARLEDAKRRLVYAMIKLELPLITKAQDFERGLSFEFKSDLSEPEGQRVLTGHDSGVITLNIAEANDVQREIMRMQMDEVYRTLLGHFRHEIAHYYWEILIAPNPDRLSRCRDVFGDERTDYGKALEQHYQKPNDDQWRAQHISRYAASHPWEDWAESWAHYLHMVDTLETAYSFGISIKPKSIDDDTMNAEVSLNPYKTKDFEWIFDRWIPVTTLMNCMNRSMGLRELYPFEINHNVYKKIAFVHEIIVEHRTEAFERLAKARVE
- a CDS encoding circularly permuted type 2 ATP-grasp protein, yielding MENTLLTNYMSTDSVYDEMLGTEVRKHYQTFVQSFLKLHDNDVKKREDMAKSLFMKQGITFTVYSEGEGVEKIFPFDMIPRIIPSDEWSHIEKGVKQRLTALNVFLKDIYSQQFIIKDGIMPASLIYSCTNFLREMVNVEVPFDIYSHISGIDLIRDHDGSYYVLEDNLRTPSGVSYMLENRSMSSRIFPKILPENKVRQVNNYPNILMNNLLAIGSKLSSKPKVVLLTPGMYNSAYFEHVTLANLMGIELVEGRDLLVQNHSVFMKTTKGLKRIDVIYRRIDDEFIDPLVFRQESILGVPGLYHAYRKGNVAIVNAMGNGVGDDKAVYAYVPDMIRYYMNEEPILKNVPTYRMENDDERKYTIENMHNMVVKKTNESGGYGMIIGNAATDREIAEYVVQIEKNPRQFISQPIISLSSTPCYIDGKLQPRRVDLRPFALYGPEGIEIVPGGLTRVALKEGSLIVNSSQGGGSKDTWIVEV
- a CDS encoding alpha-E domain-containing protein, which translates into the protein MLSRVAENIFWMSRYMERTNIMLRYLKYRYMAFQDGLSNIQSEEIVQKYNIKISKDYTIDEVLSKLLLDIELPSSVFNNIFKARENARSAQDNINRELWQSLNDLYHQIRNPQLLQEISYDPYSVIDELIKRCMHYYGIINNSVSRSEGFYFLNLGKFVERGLQCIQLMKEELILLDNGEQENLRWRYFLMSFNGYELYLSKHFGRLDTEKILEQMLYADNYPNSLIYCWHEIAHHAEHLYGEGSNETAVNLSFVIGKSYSNIKYSKLNGSTDGKCAFLNAIEQNFYSLVEVLNKYCFGLNAESHS
- a CDS encoding transglutaminase family protein, which encodes MFKYSISHTTKYQYDSNVGNSANQIILFPISGENQTILEQNLIISPLVNVDYFNDYFQNRIGVFTVVEPHRELVILSELKVETKNTPFPNVQISVAEQWEDLHKKIGQFPYMDFNQTEKFEHRADVEEVLKTILSSDTPIIDAVSAISTYINQNFRYERGVTTVETGVDELWENKAGVCQDFAHMMITMLRLSRIPARYVSGYICPSLDHQMRGEGATHAWVEVYIPTYGWFGNDPTNDCWVDNRHVQIAVGRDFRDCTPVKGTYEGTSHHNLFVSVLITGGDGSQSGLESANVHEIASIDKNTANKVKVVEDKRAGNAQSVNSYQQYIMQQQQQQQQ
- a CDS encoding efflux RND transporter permease subunit; the encoded protein is MGARPQPESQVLEYPVITDSNLSEVEDFEQVVVKTNEDGSIVYLKDVARVELGQFTYDTFARLNGEVSSGMAVNQLPGGNAVETEEGIHKALTDLKRNFPPGVDYVINYETVSAVHESVESVFRTMILALLLVSAVVFFFLQNWRSTLIPVLTIPVSIVASFTAFTMFDLSINNLTMLALILAIGIVVDDAIVVVEAVQKYIDDEDISAKKATKKGMKDITAPLIAICLVLTAVFVPVGFIPGMVGQLYVQFSTTIAVAVVLSTVIALTLTPALCSILLKPTKITKDAKGLNKFFYRFNKRLDKVTEKYANGVQTAIKKKVLVIISLVIILGGTAFLFFRTPTGFIPEEDIGLFMIGITLPHGASSARTDEVLSDMYDRIKDEVPELKYFTTISGRNNLNQSIQPNVGSVFVALKEWEDRSRSSAEIIDQINALFSDYKKAEVMVATPPPIPGMGSTGGFSVHLQNRRNIDIKDFEEQGEEYIAHVNERDEIGAAYTLFTTDMPNYRIKVDRDQAAAMRVPINSIYNNLSSFFGSTYVNDFTLFGRNFRVVTQADSMYRMDIEHIKGLYIDNAYGNPVPLSELISYELAESPAIINHFNIYQSIEVMGDAASNYSSGDAINALKDVANGELSSDLAYEFSGSSLQEEEAGNQTALIFALCIVLVFFLLAALYESWSVPFSVMLAVPLGAFGSILALFLIPNVDNNIFAQVGLLVIIGLSAKNAILIVEFALERVHGGMELTDATLEAVKLRLRPIIMTSISFILGILPLLFSSGPVAVSTQTIGWTVFGGMTAATFLPIFIVPVLFVSITRLAYGKEKLDELEEKGKKKKDKQKDS
- a CDS encoding efflux RND transporter permease subunit, with the protein product MIVSKVFIRRPVTAMVISILLCIVGVIALVSLPISQYPDVAPPTVTVQASFTGADAKTVEETVTTPLEAEINGVPGMIYMQSNSTADGNCLITVTFEVGTDVDIATVEVQNRVSIAEPILPEAVRQLGITTRTASQDILMMISLISPNDTRDVNFLSNYANIYLRDAIQRVEGVGDVLIFGQEFSMRIWLDASKLSSLSLTPQDVENAIRDQNLRVRWARGCTTATGIAGAGISSDHRQQSERSRRF